CGTGGCTGTTGTTTGTTCCAAAGCTTGCTCACCTTAAGCTTCAAAGGTTAGATGAGGTAGAAGAGATCATAAGCGAGAAGAGAACGACAGGTGAGCAAAACGCTGGAAGAACAAAGACTCCGTTTGATAAACTTGAAAGGCTTGAATTGAGTAACTTACCGATGTTGAGGAGCATATACAGGACTCCTCTGCTCTTCCCTTGTCTAAAGAAGATTGGTGTTGAAAGTGTCCAACACTGAGAAAGCTTCCACTCAGTTCTGGAAGTTGTCTTGGTGGTGATGAACTTGTCATCAGTTACAGTGATGA
The sequence above is drawn from the Brassica napus cultivar Da-Ae unplaced genomic scaffold, Da-Ae ScsIHWf_3027;HRSCAF=3814, whole genome shotgun sequence genome and encodes:
- the LOC125602907 gene encoding probable disease resistance protein At1g12290; translation: MEQLRKIVIKSCGVEEIEIGRVSYDTFLIKPTLKNLSSVIITGCDGLKDLTWLLFVPKLAHLKLQRLDEVEEIISEKRTTGEQNAGRTKTPFDKLERLELSNLPMLRSIYRTPLLFPCLKKIGVESVQH